A genomic stretch from Festucalex cinctus isolate MCC-2025b chromosome 13, RoL_Fcin_1.0, whole genome shotgun sequence includes:
- the LOC144033190 gene encoding solute carrier family 25 member 36-A isoform X3 → MSPPGPLHCLKLILEKEGPRSLFRGLGPNLVGVAPSRAIYFAAYSTAKEKLNSVLEPDSTQVHMVSAGMAGFTAITATNPIWLIKTRLQLDARNRGEYRMSAFECVRRVYQSDGLRGFYRGMSASYAGISETVIHFMIYENIKRRLLEAKAPQNMDEQEEVAKDASDFVGMMLAAATSKTCATSIAYPHEVIRTRLREEGTKYRSFFQTLTTVPKEEGFRALYRGLTTHLVRQIPNTAIMMCTYEMVVYILNG, encoded by the exons ATTAATATTAGAGAAGGAAGGACCCCGGTCACTCTTCAGAGGCTTGGGACCAAACCTGGTGGGTGTGGCACCTTCCAG AGCCATCTACTTCGCTGCTTACTCCACAGCCAAAGAGAAATTGAACAGTGTATTGGAACCTGACTCCACACAGGTTCACATGGTATCAGCTGGAATGGCCG GTTTTACAGCCATTACAGCAACCAATCCAATATGGCTTATAAAGACTCGTCTACAGCTGGATGCCAG gAATCGAGGAGAGTATAGGATGAGTGCGTTTGAATGTGTGCGCCGGGTGTATCAGTCAGATGGCTTACGAGGCTTTTACAGGGGCATGTCTGCATCTTACGCCGGCATCTCAGAGACTGTGATCCACTTTATGATATATGAAAACATCAAACGACGGCTCTTGGAAGCCAAAGCACCCCAGAACATGGACGAGCAAGAGGAGGTAGCCAAGGATGCTTCGGACTTTGTGGGGATGATGCTTGCTGCTGCCACTTCCAAGACGTGTGCCACATCCATTGCTTATCCTCATG AAGTGATCCGCACGCGACTACGTGAGGAAGGCACCAAATATCGCTCCTTCTTCCAGACTTTAACAACAGTTCCCAAAGAAGAGGGCTTTCGCGCCCTCTACCGCGGCCTCACCACCCACTTGGTACGACAGATCCCCAACACCGCCATCATGATGTGCACCTACGAGATGGTGGTTTACATCCTGAATGGTTAA